Proteins encoded together in one Benincasa hispida cultivar B227 chromosome 1, ASM972705v1, whole genome shotgun sequence window:
- the LOC120073618 gene encoding stemmadenine O-acetyltransferase-like produces the protein MEVEIISSETIKPSSFPPYLHLKSLKLSVLDQLSPFTYTSLVFFYTLNNDSNDPLHLSHALKTSLSKALSEFYLLAGIIKDDSQILANGVGALFQFARVHGAMFKFLNQPSFESLSQLIPFRSSRNMSSSTMEAIYPQVAVQLNAFNGGGVAVGVCFLHKIIDGTTLSNFLRRWAAGAGSSTEERGGGRLPEYLSSTAAFPGRDLLGNSWLSKGYSPFVGKGKIKRRRFVFKGDVILKLKEELVKWKNVKNPTSVELVTAFIWKYMMIAAIQKSSGSPRPSVLTHAVDLRRRMVPPLPPTIIGNIFWSAVAHYDSPNTEIELSKLVNLIQQSFAEIDYKFIQEMTGEEGFQTISKWFMRMQELYSSNPYSYGFTSWRNMGLNEVDFGWGKPSWVSLAGPENSVLKNVVVLKEAILGDGIEAWIMLDEDEMNILENDQQFLAFASNNPTIHLG, from the exons ATGGAAGTGGAGATAATATCAAGTGAAACAATCAAACCATCTTCCTTCCCACCATATCTTCATCTAAAATCCTTGAAACTCTCAGTTCTTGATCAACTCTCCCCCTTCACTTACACTTCTCTCGTCTTCTTCTACACTCTCAATAATGACTCCAATGATCCTCTCCATCTTTCCCATGCCCTCAAAACCTCCCTCTCTAAAGCCCTTTCAGAGTTCTACCTTCTCGCCGGCATCATCAAAGACGACTCACAAATCCTCGCCAACGGCGTCGGAGCCCTCTTTCAATTTGCGAGAGTTCACGGCGCCATGTTTAAGTTTCTGAACCAACCAAGCTTCGAGTCTTTGAGTCAACTCATCCCTTTTCGATCTTCACGGAACATGTCGTCGTCTACAATGGAAGCAA TATATCCTCAAGTCGCAGTCCAACTCAACGCCTTCAACGGCGGCGGGGTGGCCGTGGGGGTCTGTTTTTTACACAAGATCATCGACGGGACAACACTGAGCAACTTTCTAAGGCGGTGGGCTGCCGGTGCCGGATCGTCAACAGAAGAGAGAGGAGGAGGGAGACTACCCGAATACTTATCGTCGACAGCGGCGTTCCCGGGGAGAGATTTGTTGGGAAATTCATGGCTTTCAAAAGGATATTCACCATTTGTAGGTAAAGGAAAGATTAAGAGAAGAAGATTTGTGTTTAAAGGTGATGTCATTTTAAAGCTAAAAGAGGAATTAGTGAAATGGAAGAATGTGAAGAATCCCACAAGTGTTGAATTGGTTACTGCCTTCATATGGAAGTATATGATGATAGCGGCAATACAGAAATCATCTGGTTCTCCACGACCATCG gtattgactcatgcagtCGACCTCCGAAGAAGAATGGTACCACCACTACCACCAACCATCATTGGAAACATTTTCTGGAGTGCAGTTGCTCATTACGACTCGCCGAACACCGAGATAGAACTGAGCAAGCTCGTTAATCTTATTCAGCAATCATTTGCCGAGATCGACTATAAGTTCATACAAGAAATGACGGGAGAAGAAGGGTTTCAAACAATTTCAAAATGGTTCATGAGAATGCAAGAGCTTTATTCTTCAAATCCATATTCATATGGATTTACAAGCTGGCGAAATATGGGGCTAAATGAGGTCGATTTCGGGTGGGGAAAGCCTTCATGGGTCAGCCTTGCAGGACCTGAAAATTCAGTGCTGAAaaatgttgttgttttgaaGGAAGCCATTTTAGGAGATGGGATTGAAGCATGGATCATGTTGGATGAAGATGAGATGAACATATTGGAAAATGATCAACAATTCCTTGCTTTTGCTTCTAATAATCCAACTATCCATTTAGGTTAA